GCTTGGTGGTGGAAAGCAGCTTCTTGTACAGGTACCTAGTGTAAGATCACAGGTAGGTGCTGACTTCGTATCCGCAAGTACAGTAACAGGTGCAGCTGTTGTCCAGACAATCATTGACATGTTCAACACTGACATGTTCGATGCACCAATCGTAAAGTCCGCTGTATGGGGAAGCTACCCACAGACCATGGACATGTCCGGTGGTAACATCGCATCCATTCTCAGCATCCCACAGAAGAACGAAGGTCTTGGTTACTCACTGAGGAACATCACAACAAACCACATCGCAGCAATTACCGGAAAGAAGGCAATTAATGCAGCAGCACTTTCATCCATCTTCGAGCAGGTAGGTATGTACGAGATGGGTAACGCTGTAGGACCATTCGAGAGACACCAGTTACTCGGTCTTGCATACCAGGGTCTTAACGCAAACAACTTCGTTTACGACATCGTAAAGGAGAACGGTAAGAACGGTACAATAGGCAGTGTGATCGAGTCTACAGTAGACAGAGCTCTTGAAGCTGGTATCATATCAGTTGACAAGACAGCACCATCCGGATACAACTTCTACAAGGCAAACGACGTTTCCATGTGGAATGCATGCGCAGCAGTCGGTCAGCTTGCAGCAACCATGGTAAACTGTGGTGCAGGCAGGGCAGCTCAGAACGTATCATCAACCATCCTCTACTTCAACGATATGCTTGAGAAGGAAACAGGTCTTCCAGGCTGTGACATGGGTAGGGCACAGGGTACTGCAGTAGGATTCTCATTCTTCAGCCACTCTATCTACGGTGGCGGTGGACCAGGTATCTTCAACGGTAACCACGTTGTAACCAGGCACTCCAGAGGTTTCGCAATTCCTTGTGTATGTGCAGCAGTCTCACTTGACGCAGGCACACAGATGTTCTCAATCGAGAAGACATCAGGACTTGTCGGCAGCGTATTCGGATCAATTCCAGAGTTCAAGGAGCCAATCAAAGCAGTGGCAGGAGCTCTCTAAGACACAAAACCCTCCTAAAATATCACAGGTAATTACAAATGGTAAATTCTTCAGACACAAACTGTGTGCAGCTTGAAATATTCCCTTCGAGACTGCTCAAACCGGAAACAGCCCAGAAGTTGTTGAACGCAATCGCTGATATCAACGGTGTTACAAGGTTGTTTGTCCATGGGCCCAGACTTCCCGATACTGTCCCGTACGGACCTGCAAAGGGTGAACCTGTGCATCATCTAGGGAAAACAGTAATTGAGGTTGCAGGGCAGGCTATGGAACTTGCCGTTTATGTCGGTGGCATCCGTATGGAAGTCATCGATGTCGATGTAAAGGAGCAGGTCAGGGAAGTTTGTGAAAATATCCTTCCGGTCTCATTTGAGTTCAGGGAAGGTCAGTTCATTCCTACAAAACAGACTGTGACAGACTACGCAAAACGCGGGCCTGGTGCAGATCCTCTGATGCTGGGAATGACCGATCCCAAGGGAAAACTGAAACATAATCCTGTATGTATCCTCAAACCTGACTTTTTGGATGAATAATTATGTTTGACCGGGAAACACAGGTTGTAGACTGCAGACACGGCATGGGCCTTGGCAGAGGAGGAGGACTTGCACAGCGAGGAACTCTTTCCGAGACCGGCAGAGCCGATGTGATTGCAGTTGCAATGAGTCCCGGAAGAAGACATATAACAAAACCCGTTTGTGAACTAACATACGGGATGCGCAGAGAGGAGATCCAGGTCAGTGTGCTTGTGCTAAGCACCGGTTCAGGTGTTCCGGACACCAATATGGGTTCGGGCTCTTTCGGTATCAACCCTGAAGAGATAGCACAGATTAACAGGCACAAGGTTGCCGTTATCCACACAGGGAACATCAGGGAACATGTAGTACGGAAGGTTAAGGCGATACTTGAAGAAGCCAGTGTCCCTGCAGTAGTTGTTTGTCAGATCCCCGTAGATTTCGAGGATTTTGCAATGGCAGGAGTAAAGACACGGCTTGTAAAACCACAGGAAAGTGATATTTTAACCAAAGGAAGGGTGATGGAAATTGTGAGCGGAGTGACACGAGGAGAATCATGTTCAAGGGAAAAGCTGAACGAGCTCGTGAAAGCCGTGAAAACCACAATGAGATCATTAGAGAATCAGGAGTGATTAATTATGGCATATGAACCACAATATTATCCAGGAGCAACATCCGTTGCAGAAAACAGAAGGAAACACATGTCAGGAAAGGTCGAGAAGCTCAGAGACATTTCCGACGAAGACCTGACATTAATACTTGGTCACCGTGCACCAGGCAGTGACTACCCAAGCACACACCCACCTCTTGCAGAAATGGGTGAACCGGAAGACTCAATCAGGGAACTGGTAGAGCCAACACCAGGCGCAAAGGCCGGTGACAGGGTAAGGTACGTACAGTTCGTTGACTCAATGTACAACGCACCTTCAACCCCATACTTCAGATCCTACGCAGCAGCAATCAACTTCAGAGGTGTCGACCCAGGTACACTTTCCGGTCGTCAGGTAGTTGAAGCTCGTGAGAGGGACATGGAAGAACTTGCAAAGTTCCAGATCGAGACTGAAATGACCTGTCCGGCACTCGCTGGCCTCAGGGGCGCAACAGTACACGGTCACTCACTCAGGCTTCCTGAAGACGGTGTAATGTTCGACATGCTCGAGAGGGTAAGAAAAGAAGGCGACAACATCATTATGCACAAGGACCAGGTAGGAAGACCAATCGACAAGAAGGTCAACCTCGGAAAGCCAATGTCCGAAGAGGAAGCAGCAAAGAGGACAACAATCTACCGTGTTGACAACGTTGCATTCAGGGACGACGACGAAGTCATTGAGTGGGTCCAGAGAGTATTTGACCAGAGAACCATCTACGGCTTCAAGCCAGAGAACTGAGGTGATTATAATGGCAGATGACAGACAGAGGAAATTTGCAAAACAGATGGAGATCAAGTTCACTAAAGAACATGGTACCAACAAGATGGAAGGCGGTGAGATCACAGACAAGCATGTAAAATACTACAGGCTTGGTGTCGATCAGAACCCTAGAAAATTAGAGATGAAAAAGGCAGGTGCAGAACTTGCAAAGAAGAGAGGACTTGTCGGTTACAACCCAATGATGCACTGTGGTGGTATCCCACTCGGTCAGAGAGCACTTACCCCATCATTCCTGTCCGGTACAGACATGATGGTCGAGATCGATGACCTTCACTACGTCAACAACTCTGCAATGCAGCAGATGTGGGATGACATCAGAAGGAGTATCGTTGTCGGTATGGACCTTGCACACGAGACACTCGAGAAGAGGCTCGGTATCGAGGTCACACCAGAAACAATCAACCACTACCTTGAGACACTCAACCACGCACTTCCTGGTGGAGCAGTTGTCCAGGAACACATGGTCGAGACACACCCAGCTCTTGTAGATGACTGTTACGTCAAGATGTTCACCGGTGACGATGAACTCGCAGACGAGATCGACAGCCAGTTCCTTATTGACATCAACAAGGAATTCCCAGAAGAGCAGGCAGAGCAGATCAAGGAAGCAATAGGCAAGACATCATGGCAGGCAGCTCACATCCCAACCATTGTCAGCAGAACCACAGACGGTGGTCAGACAAGCAGGTGGATGGCTATGCAGGTCGGTATGTCATTCATTTCAGCATACAGCATGTGTGCTGGTGAAGCAGCAGTAGCTGACCTTTCATATGCAGCAAAGCACGCTGGTGTTATCCAGATGGGTGACATGCTTCCAGCAAGACGTGCACGTGCACCAAACGAGCCTGGAGGAATTCCATTCGGTCACATGGCAGATATCGTACAGACAAGCCGTGTAGACGCAGAGGACCCAGCACACGTAGCTCTTGAAGTAGTCGGTGCAGGATGTATGCTTTACGACCAGATCTGGCTAGGATCATACATGTCCGGTGGTGTAGGTTTCACCCAGTACGCAACAGCAGCATACTGTAACAACATCCTTGATGACAACCTCTACTACAACGTTGACTACATCAACGACAAGTACGATGGTGCAGCAAACAAGGGTAAAGACA
The window above is part of the Methanolobus zinderi genome. Proteins encoded here:
- the mcrC gene encoding methyl-coenzyme M reductase I operon protein C, with the translated sequence MMFDRETQVVDCRHGMGLGRGGGLAQRGTLSETGRADVIAVAMSPGRRHITKPVCELTYGMRREEIQVSVLVLSTGSGVPDTNMGSGSFGINPEEIAQINRHKVAVIHTGNIREHVVRKVKAILEEASVPAVVVCQIPVDFEDFAMAGVKTRLVKPQESDILTKGRVMEIVSGVTRGESCSREKLNELVKAVKTTMRSLENQE
- the mcrG gene encoding coenzyme-B sulfoethylthiotransferase subunit gamma; protein product: MAYEPQYYPGATSVAENRRKHMSGKVEKLRDISDEDLTLILGHRAPGSDYPSTHPPLAEMGEPEDSIRELVEPTPGAKAGDRVRYVQFVDSMYNAPSTPYFRSYAAAINFRGVDPGTLSGRQVVEARERDMEELAKFQIETEMTCPALAGLRGATVHGHSLRLPEDGVMFDMLERVRKEGDNIIMHKDQVGRPIDKKVNLGKPMSEEEAAKRTTIYRVDNVAFRDDDEVIEWVQRVFDQRTIYGFKPEN
- the mcrD gene encoding methyl-coenzyme M reductase operon protein D, whose amino-acid sequence is MVNSSDTNCVQLEIFPSRLLKPETAQKLLNAIADINGVTRLFVHGPRLPDTVPYGPAKGEPVHHLGKTVIEVAGQAMELAVYVGGIRMEVIDVDVKEQVREVCENILPVSFEFREGQFIPTKQTVTDYAKRGPGADPLMLGMTDPKGKLKHNPVCILKPDFLDE
- the mcrA gene encoding coenzyme-B sulfoethylthiotransferase subunit alpha, translated to MADDRQRKFAKQMEIKFTKEHGTNKMEGGEITDKHVKYYRLGVDQNPRKLEMKKAGAELAKKRGLVGYNPMMHCGGIPLGQRALTPSFLSGTDMMVEIDDLHYVNNSAMQQMWDDIRRSIVVGMDLAHETLEKRLGIEVTPETINHYLETLNHALPGGAVVQEHMVETHPALVDDCYVKMFTGDDELADEIDSQFLIDINKEFPEEQAEQIKEAIGKTSWQAAHIPTIVSRTTDGGQTSRWMAMQVGMSFISAYSMCAGEAAVADLSYAAKHAGVIQMGDMLPARRARAPNEPGGIPFGHMADIVQTSRVDAEDPAHVALEVVGAGCMLYDQIWLGSYMSGGVGFTQYATAAYCNNILDDNLYYNVDYINDKYDGAANKGKDNKIAANLDVVKDIATESTIYGLENYEKYPTTLEDHFGGSQRATSLSAAAGSAVSIATGNGNAGLSGWYLSMYLHKEALGRLGFFGYDLQDQCGATNVLSYQSDEGLAVELRGPNYPNYAMNVGHQGGYTAIAASAHAGRGDAFAVNPLIKVAFADNLLPFDFTAPRKEFGRGALREFEPAGERSLIIPAK
- the mcrB gene encoding coenzyme-B sulfoethylthiotransferase subunit beta, with protein sequence MSDKIDIYDDRGKLLESGVDLMDIAPTRNTAIQNIIKDTKRTVAVNLAGIEKALKTGSMGGAKKKILGRELDYDIVGNSGAIQDAVADLVSVDEGDDTNVKELGGGKQLLVQVPSVRSQVGADFVSASTVTGAAVVQTIIDMFNTDMFDAPIVKSAVWGSYPQTMDMSGGNIASILSIPQKNEGLGYSLRNITTNHIAAITGKKAINAAALSSIFEQVGMYEMGNAVGPFERHQLLGLAYQGLNANNFVYDIVKENGKNGTIGSVIESTVDRALEAGIISVDKTAPSGYNFYKANDVSMWNACAAVGQLAATMVNCGAGRAAQNVSSTILYFNDMLEKETGLPGCDMGRAQGTAVGFSFFSHSIYGGGGPGIFNGNHVVTRHSRGFAIPCVCAAVSLDAGTQMFSIEKTSGLVGSVFGSIPEFKEPIKAVAGAL